From the Falco biarmicus isolate bFalBia1 chromosome 19, bFalBia1.pri, whole genome shotgun sequence genome, one window contains:
- the NAB2 gene encoding LOW QUALITY PROTEIN: NGFI-A-binding protein 2 (The sequence of the model RefSeq protein was modified relative to this genomic sequence to represent the inferred CDS: deleted 1 base in 1 codon), protein MALPRTLGELQLYRVLQRANLLGYYETFIQQGGDDVQQLCEAGEEEFLEIMALVGMATKPLHVRRLQKALREWASNPGLFSQPVSAVPVSSIPLFKLSEAGGRKALSNGHTSPSEAVGKGGGSTGTPPARSPTEPGEKLSPSAAPPWPGRSTPESEGGGDEEPGGPPFSPGGSGGEQPVGTEVLEPELARTVAESVERLLQSCPRGGEAELRALMKLNKKLAKAVGHIFQLEDGDRHKEEEIRRHSAIYGRGEARRREGKQLTLHELIINEAAAQFCLRDNSLLLRRVELFSLSRQVARESTYLSSLKVARAHPEESGATAAKRLKQEAGEQSRPELLPLPVGPEPPGAGYRASLEEDAGSLSGESLDGHLQAAGACPRLTPPPGMAPDVPLGLPPHGLWSRHILQQTLMDEGLRLARLVSHERVGRLSPCLPGKPPGPEFEDGLAERGPPAPPEPPRGAIKVEQETSRQ, encoded by the exons ATGGCCCTGCCCCGCACGCTGGGTGAGCTGCAGCTGTACCGGGTGCTGCAGCGCGCCAACCTGCTGGGCTACTACGAGACCTTCATCCAGCAA GGGGGGGACGAcgtgcagcagctctgcgaGGCGGGCGAGGAGGAGTTCCTGGAGATCATGGCGCTGGTGGGCATGGCCACCAAGCCCCTGCACGTCCGCCGCCTCCAGAAGGCCCTGCGCGAGTGGGCCTCCAACCCCGGGCTCTTCAGCCAGCCGGTCTCGGCCGTGCCCGTCAGCAGCATCCCCCTCTTCAAGCTCTCCGAGGCCGGTGGGCGCAAGGCACTCAGCAACGGGCACACCAGCCCCAGCGAGGCTGTGGGCAAGGGGGGCGGCAGCACCGGGACGCCCCCGGCACGGAGCCCCACGGAGCCGGGGGAGAAGCTGTCACCGTCGGCGGCCCCGCCGTGGCCGGGGAGGAGCACCCCTGAGTCGGAGGGAGGCGGGGATGAGGAGCCGGGGGGTCCCCCCTTTTCCCCGGGCGGGAGCGGTGGCGAGCAGCCGGTGGGCACGGAGGTGCTGGAGCCGGAGCTGGCGCGGACGGTGGCGGAGAGTGTGGAGcggctgctgcagagctgcccccggGGTGGCGAGGCTGAGCTGCGGGCGCTGATGAAGCTCAACAAGAAGCTGGCCAAGGCCGTGGGGCACATCTTCCAGCTGGAGGATGGCGACCGGCACAAGGAGGAGGAGATCCGCCGGCACAGCGCAATCTACGGCCGTGGCGAGGCCCGGCGCCGCGAGGGCAAGCAGCTCACTCTGCACGAG CTCATCATCAACGAGGCGGCCGCCCAGTTCTGCCTACGGGACAACTCGCTGCTGCTGCGGCGCGTCGAGCTCTTCTCGCTCTCGCGGCAGGTTGCACGGGAGAGCACCTACCTGTCCTCGCTCAAGGTCGCCAG GGCACATCCCGAGGAGAGCGGAGCCACCGCGGCCAAGCGGCTCAAGCAGGAG GCGGGAGAGCAGAGCCGCCCTgagctgctgccgctgccggtGGGGCCGGAGCCCCCCGGGGCTGGGTACCGAGCCAGCCTGGAGGAGGACGCGGGCAGCCTCTCTGGGGAGAGCCTCGATGGCCACTTGCAGG CGGCGGGGGCCTGTCCCCGGCTGACACCGCCGCCCGGCATGGCCCCCGACGTGCCCCTCGGTCTCCCCCCCCACGGGCTCTGGAGTCGCCACATCCTACAGCAGACGCTGATGGACGAGGGGCTGCGCCTGGCCCGGCTGGTCTCGCACGAGCGTGTGGGGCGGCTCAGCCCCTGTCTGCCAGGGAAGCCCCCGGGACCAG AGTTCGAGGACGGGCTGGCGGAACGGGGTCCTCCAGCCCCGCCTGAGCCCCCCCGCGGCGCCATCAAGGTGGAGCAGGAGACCAGCCGGCAGTGa